From the Anaerobacillus alkaliphilus genome, the window AACTTGGTTACATGAGCCTGCTGCAGGAACTTTACATCATGACCGTACAAGAATGCGCATTGACAGTGTAATTGATACAAATAAAGTAAAATTTATTAAAGATGTTGTTGTAGAAATTAAAGCTTCAGACAAAAAGGTTATTTTAGAAGGCCATGGAGAACTTGAGTACGATTATTTAGTGATCGGTTTAGGCTCTGAGCCTGAGACATTTGGTATCCCAGGTGTTGAAGAACATGCATTTTCAATTCGCAGTGTAAACTCAGTTCGTCAAATTCGTGAACATATTGAGTACATGTTTGCTTCTTATAATAACTCTGAAGTTAAACATGATGACTATTTAACGTTTATCGTTGCAGGTGCAGGCTTTACAGGAATCGAATTTGTCGGTGAGTTAACAGAAAGAATTCCTGAGCTTTGTAAAGAATATGACATCGATCGCAGCAAGGTTAAAATCTTAAGTGTAGAGGCTGCCCCTACAGCATTACCAGGATTTGATCCTGAGCTTGTAGACTATGCGATGAGCTTATTAGAAAGCCGTGGTGTAGAATTCAAGATCAGCACACCAATTAAAGAAGTAACAAAAGATGGTGTAATATTGGCGACTGGTGATGAAATTAAATCGAAAACAATTGTTTGGACAACTGGTGTTCGCGGAAGTTCTATCCTAGACAAATCAGGCTTCGAAACAATGCGTGGCAGAATTAAAGTTGAGAAAGATATGAGAGCACCAGGACATGATGATGTATTTATCATTGGTGACTGTGCATTAATCATTAATGAAGAAATTAACCGTCCTTACCCTCCAACAGCTCAAATTGCTATTCAACAATCATATACAGTTTCGAAAAACGTAAAGGCGTTACTTTCTGGAAGTTCTGAACTAGAAGAATTCAAACCTGACATTAAAGGAACAGTAGCCTCACTAGGTGGAGGAGAAGCAATTGGGATTGTTGGTACGAAAAAGTTATACGGTGGATCTGCTTCCACAATGAAGAAAATTATCGACAATCGTTACCTTTACCTTTTAGGTGGTCTACCTTTGGTTGTGAAAAAAGGAAAGCTTAATTTATTTTCATAATTTAACAGTGCTGAGCTAATTCTTATGAATTAGCTCTTTTGCTATTTTAGAGCTTGATTTTTTAATACTATACTCATCTTGAACCAAGATTGTGTAGCATTAGTTAGACAAAAATACTATTTTGGAGCCCATAAATAAAAATGGATAGAGTATAATTAAGACATTGAACAAAGAAAGGAGATATTCTACGTGAAGAAGGATCGAAGCAATATTTGGCTAGCTGCTGCAGGTATCGTTATAAAAGAGGGTAAGTGGCTCGTTGTTAAAAAGAAGTATGGTGGGCTAAAAGGGCTTTGGTCCATACCTGCGGGTTTTGTCCATGAAGGTGAAACTGTTGACGAGGCAGCTGTTAGAGAGGTTGCAGAAGAAACTGGTGTTTTGACGAGGGTAAAAGATATTGTTGGGATTCGGACTGGTGTTATTAATGAAACGATTAGTGATAACATGATTGTCTTTTTATTAGAAGAAACAGGTGGAAGCTTGGAAGTCCAAGAAGGTGAAATAGAAGCCGCTGAGTATTTGTCAAAAGAACAGCTGGAAGCGGATCCTAATACATCGATGATGGTTCATTTATTCTTAAAGCAGCTAGAAGAAAAATCATTTAAAACTCTCGAACCTAATCCTGGGGATATATTCCAATACTCAAGTTACAAGATATTTTATTAAAACTTCAAAATAATCAGAAAATTTAAGAGAAGTGAAAATGATAGCGCTTTAATGCATTAATATGGTTGAAAATGAACCTTTCCAAACTTCAGTTATTCTTGTTATATTTACTTACAAGAATATTGAGGAGGGCGATCCTAAATGGTAAAAATTAAGCTAGGTATTAATGATTGTCCGTATTGTGCTGGGAAAGGATATTTTCAATTATTATTAGGTGGCTCTGAAACATGTGATTGTTGCCAAGGAACAGGTGAAAAAGATAAACACGATAAATAAAAAAATGTACCCTAGAGAGTACTGCAAAAGAGGTTGCAGTACTCTACTAAAGGGTACATTTTTGGTTTTTAAAACATTCTATATCCTTTTGATCTTAGAACTCTATTCGCAACACCTGCAAGAATTGCTCCTGCTAATCCAGATAGTAAGATTGTGATATCAGCTATGTGGAGGGATATTAATTTTGATCCTAATGCTGAGAAAGAAGTAGCAGGTGCTGTAATATACTCAAATATTCTAACATCATCTACAATACGAATAACAACAAGCGGGTAGACTACTGCCATAAACCAAGTCGATCTCAGCAACATATTTATTAGAAATCCGATTCCGAAAAACAATACTAAGAATAATAATATAGAAATAATTAATTGTGGAATACTAATCAAGAATTTCACCTCCAAATTATACACATAAACCTTATTAGGTAAGCACACTAAGACAAGTTTACTTAATACAGTGACATTTCGTCAAATTGTAAAATGTGAATTAATCTTTCTCTCTTTTTACGAAATATTTAGAAAAGTTAACTTTTTTATCCTTTCTATGAATAATTCTTCTTTTTTTTGGAGAAGATTACTCAGTGAGAGGAGTGAAGATAAATGGAAATCGTTAAAACGATTTTTAGACGAGTAGTAATGATATGTTTATTTAGTCTAGCTTTATTAACAACTTTCGAATCGATCTCAGGCGTTAGTGCAAAGCAACTTTCAAATTGGTGGATTTTTGATAACGATCCTTTTGCCAATACTTATGTGGAAGATAGAAATGGCTTTGATGCAGGATTAAAAAGATTTACCATGAGATTTAGAAGTTTACCAATGTTTAGTAATCAACCAAAAATGATGAGCAGCGCAGAAGTGGTCGAGTCGGAACCGCTAACTTTAGAAGAAGCGATTGATTGGAGTCAATATCCATCCCATAGGGTAGTGGCCACAGGATATACTGCTGGTTTCGAGTCAACTGGAAAACGACCAGGGCATCCGCAGTATGGAATAACGAAATCAGGAGTAACTGTAAAACGAGATTTGTATTCTACAATTGCAGCTGATACTAGAGTGTTTCCAATAGGATCAATCCTTTTTATTCCTGGTTATGGATATGGAGTAGTAGCGGACACTGGTTCTGCAATTAAGGGAAATAAAATAGACCTTTATTATGAGACTGTCCAGGATGTGTTCCAACAGTGGGGTAAAAAAGAAGTAGAAGTTTATATCGTAGAAAGAGGGAATGGTCGCTTAACGAATGAAGAGTTGCAAAGCTTAAACGAAGCAGAAGCAGTTCAAGTATTCCGTCGACAACTGTCCTTCGCAAAATAACAAAAGTGTGAGGCCCGGTAAACGGTCTCACACTTTTGCGTTTAATTTAATGTTTCTGATAGCTTCCTTATGCCTTCAATCAGTCGGGGTGAAGGGCGGCAAAAAAGCGCTTCTTCTAGTATGTAGAGGTTGTTTTCTTTTACTGCATTAATTTCATTTGAACGCTCGCGTTTGGTGATGGCAGCTAAATTCATACGATTTTCTTTCACACCTACCCAAACCATACAGATATGGTCAGGATTTCTTTCTATTACTTCTTCCCAAGTGACTTGTACGCTTGGTTTATCATAGATAGAAAAACAATTTTCTCCACCGACAATTTCACTTACTTCTGTTAACCAATTTGTTTTTCCAGGAGTGAAAATAGGTTTTGGCCACCATTCCCAATAAATAGACCCTTTATTAGCTTGTTTGTTTTTGGCTCTTAGAAGGTCGATCTCGTTTTTAAACTCTTCAGCTCGTTTCTTTGCCTCTGTAGTGATGTTTGTTTTTTCTCCAACGAGTAAAAGATCTTCATAAATATCTTCTAATGAATTTGGATTAAGAACGATATGAGGTATATTTCTCGCCACTAATTGTTCGACATTACGCTCCATTCCTGGAACACTAAGTGAGGCAAGAACGATGTCTGGTGCTAGTAATTCAAGCTTATCCATATCAATGTTCAAATCCGGCCCTAATCTTGGTAGCTGATTGATTTCTTCTGGCCAATTTGAAAAGTCATCAACTGCGACAATTTGGTCTGTTAACCCTAAATAAGCTAGTAACTCTGTGTTACTAGGGCATATTGAAATAATTCTCATGAAA encodes:
- a CDS encoding 3D domain-containing protein, coding for MEIVKTIFRRVVMICLFSLALLTTFESISGVSAKQLSNWWIFDNDPFANTYVEDRNGFDAGLKRFTMRFRSLPMFSNQPKMMSSAEVVESEPLTLEEAIDWSQYPSHRVVATGYTAGFESTGKRPGHPQYGITKSGVTVKRDLYSTIAADTRVFPIGSILFIPGYGYGVVADTGSAIKGNKIDLYYETVQDVFQQWGKKEVEVYIVERGNGRLTNEELQSLNEAEAVQVFRRQLSFAK
- a CDS encoding NAD(P)/FAD-dependent oxidoreductase, yielding MKRKPRILILGAGYGGMMTASRLSKQLGYNDAEIILVNKHNYHYQTTWLHEPAAGTLHHDRTRMRIDSVIDTNKVKFIKDVVVEIKASDKKVILEGHGELEYDYLVIGLGSEPETFGIPGVEEHAFSIRSVNSVRQIREHIEYMFASYNNSEVKHDDYLTFIVAGAGFTGIEFVGELTERIPELCKEYDIDRSKVKILSVEAAPTALPGFDPELVDYAMSLLESRGVEFKISTPIKEVTKDGVILATGDEIKSKTIVWTTGVRGSSILDKSGFETMRGRIKVEKDMRAPGHDDVFIIGDCALIINEEINRPYPPTAQIAIQQSYTVSKNVKALLSGSSELEEFKPDIKGTVASLGGGEAIGIVGTKKLYGGSASTMKKIIDNRYLYLLGGLPLVVKKGKLNLFS
- a CDS encoding YuiB family protein; protein product: MSIPQLIISILLFLVLFFGIGFLINMLLRSTWFMAVVYPLVVIRIVDDVRIFEYITAPATSFSALGSKLISLHIADITILLSGLAGAILAGVANRVLRSKGYRMF
- a CDS encoding YuiA family protein; this encodes MVKIKLGINDCPYCAGKGYFQLLLGGSETCDCCQGTGEKDKHDK
- a CDS encoding NUDIX hydrolase, with translation MKKDRSNIWLAAAGIVIKEGKWLVVKKKYGGLKGLWSIPAGFVHEGETVDEAAVREVAEETGVLTRVKDIVGIRTGVINETISDNMIVFLLEETGGSLEVQEGEIEAAEYLSKEQLEADPNTSMMVHLFLKQLEEKSFKTLEPNPGDIFQYSSYKIFY
- a CDS encoding cobalamin-binding protein translates to MRIISICPSNTELLAYLGLTDQIVAVDDFSNWPEEINQLPRLGPDLNIDMDKLELLAPDIVLASLSVPGMERNVEQLVARNIPHIVLNPNSLEDIYEDLLLVGEKTNITTEAKKRAEEFKNEIDLLRAKNKQANKGSIYWEWWPKPIFTPGKTNWLTEVSEIVGGENCFSIYDKPSVQVTWEEVIERNPDHICMVWVGVKENRMNLAAITKRERSNEINAVKENNLYILEEALFCRPSPRLIEGIRKLSETLN